The window GATCTCCGTGGGGACGGCCTTGCGCCCGATGGCATGCACGCCGGTCTCTTCCACGGAGCGGGCGAGCGGAGAGAGATAGGCGCAGTTGAGCCAGTGCACGTCTCGGGGCAGACGGAACTGGGCGCGCTGGCAGGACAGGGCGGCGGAAGCGGTCTCGGTGGTCATGGGAGGCGAAGTCATCAACCCTGCGCGGCTTGCGCCGGCACCGGGCTGCGCTTGCCCGACAGCATCATCGCCAGCAGGACGGTCCCACCGAACAGGTCCGTGAGGAGACCGGGGAAGATGAGCGCGAAGGCGGCCGCCCCGAGCACCAGGCGCTCCCACACCAGCAGCGGCCGGCGGCCGAAGCCCATGGTGGCCGCCGCCAGCGCCAGCACACCCGCGGTGGCCGTCACGGAGGTGTGCAGGATCTCCACCCAGCTCCCCAACAACAGCAGGGAAGGCGCATACACGAACATGAACGGCACGATGAAGCCGGCCACGGCCAGCAGCACGGCCGCGAACGCCGCCTTGGTGGGACTGGCTTCCGCGATGCCCGCGGCCGCGAAGGCGGCCAGCGAGACGGGCGGGGTGACGTTGGAGATGCAGCCGAAGTAGAAGATGAACATGTGCGCGGCGAGCAGGGGCACGCCCAGGTCGGTGAGCGCGGGCGCGCCCAACGCGGCCAGCACCACGTAGGCGGCCGTCGTGGGCAGGCCCATGCCCAGCACGATGGAGCCCGCCGCGGTGAGCAGGAGGGCGACCAACAGGTTGCCCTGCGAGACCTGGATGATCAGCTCCGACATGCGCAGCCCGATCCCGGTCAGCGACGCCACACCCACCACGACCCCGGCCGCGGCGCAGGCGGCCGCCACCTGCACGCCCCCGCGGGCGGCGCGCTCGAGCACGGAGGTGAGCTTCGCCTTGTCGAGGCGCGTCTCCTTCTTCAGCAACGTGAACAGCGCGGCCGAGGCGACCCCCCAGAAGGCCGCCCGCATGGGCGAGCGCCCCATGGCCAGCAGCGTCACCACCAGCCCGAGCGGGAGCAGCAGGTGCAGGCGGTTCAGGACCGGCTCGGTGTCGATCTCGCGGCCGGGCTCGATGCCCATGCGGCCGGCGCGGAAATGGATGGTGGCGAGCAACGCCACGTAGTAGAGCAACGCCGGGATGACGGCGGCCGCCGCGACCTGGGCGTAGGGGATGTTGGTCCACGTGGCCAGGATGAACGCGCCCGCGCCCATGATGGGCGGCATGAGCTGTCCGCCCGTGCTGGCTGCTGCTTCGATCCCGGCGGCGAAGAAGGGCTTGAACCCGGCGCGCTGCATCAGCGGGATGGTGAACGTTCCGGTCGTGACCACGTTGGCCACCGCGCTGCCGGACAGCGAGCCCATGAACGCGCTGGCCACCGCCGCCGTCTTGGCGGGCCCACCGCGGCTGCGTCCCGCGACGCGTTCGGCCAACGCGATCAGCAGCGCGCCGCCGCCGGCGACCTCGAGGACCGCGCCGAACAGCACGAAGAGGAAGACGAAGTCCGCCGAGACGCCCAGCGGGATGCCCCAGATGCCCTCGGTGGACAGGTACAGGTGCTCGACGAGACGACGCACGCCGTAGCCCCGGTGGGCCAGCACGCCGGGCAGCCAGGGACCCAGGAACGCGTAGGCCAGCGCGCCCAGCGCCACGACCACCAGGCCGGTCCCGGTGGTGCGGCGGGCCAGCTCCAGCACGGCGATGAGCGCGAGCGCGCCCATCACCAGGTCCACGGTCGTGGGATTGCCGGACCGGGCGACCAGCGTGTCCTGCTCGAAGACGATGTAGAGGCTGGTGACCGCGGCCACCACCGTGAGCACCAGCGAGATGGCGCGACGGACGGCGCTCGTCTCCGCGTTCTTCTGCCCGAAGCCCAGGAAGCCCAGCGCGGCCATGAAGGCCAGGTGGGAAGGACGCTGGATGAGGGCGGTGAAGGGGGAGATGCCGGCCGAGTAGAGATGGAACAGCGTGGCGGCCGCGGCGACCACCACCAGGAATGCCCTCATGCGCTATCTCACTGGAAGAACGCGAAGACCGAAGCAAAGAGCAGCGAGAATAGCAGGAGAGCGCTGAACGCGCTGCCCCAGCCG of the Gemmatimonadota bacterium genome contains:
- a CDS encoding TRAP transporter fused permease subunit; amino-acid sequence: MRAFLVVVAAAATLFHLYSAGISPFTALIQRPSHLAFMAALGFLGFGQKNAETSAVRRAISLVLTVVAAVTSLYIVFEQDTLVARSGNPTTVDLVMGALALIAVLELARRTTGTGLVVVALGALAYAFLGPWLPGVLAHRGYGVRRLVEHLYLSTEGIWGIPLGVSADFVFLFVLFGAVLEVAGGGALLIALAERVAGRSRGGPAKTAAVASAFMGSLSGSAVANVVTTGTFTIPLMQRAGFKPFFAAGIEAAASTGGQLMPPIMGAGAFILATWTNIPYAQVAAAAVIPALLYYVALLATIHFRAGRMGIEPGREIDTEPVLNRLHLLLPLGLVVTLLAMGRSPMRAAFWGVASAALFTLLKKETRLDKAKLTSVLERAARGGVQVAAACAAAGVVVGVASLTGIGLRMSELIIQVSQGNLLVALLLTAAGSIVLGMGLPTTAAYVVLAALGAPALTDLGVPLLAAHMFIFYFGCISNVTPPVSLAAFAAAGIAEASPTKAAFAAVLLAVAGFIVPFMFVYAPSLLLLGSWVEILHTSVTATAGVLALAAATMGFGRRPLLVWERLVLGAAAFALIFPGLLTDLFGGTVLLAMMLSGKRSPVPAQAAQG